In one window of Zingiber officinale cultivar Zhangliang chromosome 11A, Zo_v1.1, whole genome shotgun sequence DNA:
- the LOC122031224 gene encoding polygalacturonase ADPG1-like, whose product MARRGLISLFVIFLLAAEILADEPTYNVVNFGAKGDGNTDDTQVDGNLKRTNEIWKENLNSWLLFIRINGLNIYGSGELDGQGTNWWSCKEKNQCSMEAANSLRLLSCTNVQISGLKLINSPMMHISVGKSTNVDIRGITISSPGDSPNTDGIHIQQSQHVMVTDSVIGTGDDCVSMSDGAVDVSVHNVACGPGHGISIGSLGIAGTVATASDIYVSNCNLSQTTNGVRIKTWQGGSGFARNISFVNINMNEVRNPIIIDQYYCPHSSCASKTTAVQVSDVKYLSVAGSSTSSVAIALNCSQTVPCTGITMDNVNLWSANQGQQVQSNCIDAKGSQYELLEGLIKVRKELKSYVQRHDLVTEQEQSVKDLLHCYNFMEEFEKLKVSETSPKVSEMVAQKSDKSKSSPGSKS is encoded by the exons ATGGCTAGACGA GGTCTTATCAGTCTCTTTGTGATCTTTCTTCTTGCTGCTGAGATTTTGGCTGATGAGCCAACATACAACGTCGTAAACTTTGGAGCCAAAGGAGATGGCAACACAGATGACACTCAA GTTGATGGAAACCTTAAAAGAACAAATGAAATATGGAAAGAAAACTTGAATAGCTGGCTTCTTTTCATTCGAATCAATGGCCTAAACATCTACGGCTCCGGCGAGCTCGATGGCCAAGGGACAAACTGGTGGTCATGCAAagagaaaaat CAATGTTCAATGGAAGCTGCCAAT AGTCTTAGGCTGCTGAGTTGCACAAATGTACAGATATCGGGGTTGAAGCTGATCAACAGCCCCATGATGCATATATCGGTGGGGAAAAGCACCAATGTCGACATCAGAGGGATCACCATCTCCTCCCCCGGCGACAGCCCCAACACCGACGGCATCCACATCCAGCAAAGCCAACATGTCATGGTAACAGACTCCGTAATTGGCACAGGAGATGATTGTGTGTCGATGAGTGATGGTGCTGTGGATGTTTCTGTCCACAATGTAGCATGTGGTCCTGGCCATGGAATAAG TATTGGGAGCTTGGGCATAGCTGGGACCGTGGCAACAGCATCAGACATCTACGTTTCCAACTGCAACTTGTCCCAAACGACCAATGGAGTCAGGATCAAAACATGGCAG GGTGGGTCTGGCTTTGCGAGGAACATATCATTTGTGAATATTAACATGAATGAAGTGCGTAACCCCATAATTATAGACCAGTACTACTGCCCTCACAGCAGCTGTGcatcaaag ACAACAGCAGTCCAAGTGAGCGATGTGAAATATCTCTCTGTGGCAGGAAGCTCAACGAGTAGTGTAGCAATTGCTCTGAATTGCAGCCAAACTGTGCCTTGCACCGGCATCACCATGGACAATGTTAATTTGTGGTCTGCAAATCAAGGACAGCAGGTGCAGTCTAACTGCATCGATGCCAAAGGATCC CAATATGAACTTTTGGAAGGATTG ATCAAAGTACGCAAGGAGCTTAAATCATATGTACAAAGGCATGACCTTGTTACTGAGCAAGAGCAATCTGTCAAAGATTTACTCCATTGCTACAATTTCATGGAGGAGTTTGAGAAGTTGAAAGTTTCTGAAACCTCTCCTAAAGTATCTGAGATGGTAGCCCAGAAATCAGACAAATCCAAATCTAGCCCAGGATCCAAATCATGA